A region from the Lathyrus oleraceus cultivar Zhongwan6 unplaced genomic scaffold, CAAS_Psat_ZW6_1.0 chrUn0704, whole genome shotgun sequence genome encodes:
- the LOC127114846 gene encoding uncharacterized protein LOC127114846, with product MYSTQEQTITTPQDYPTSDDFYIHFHLINVNWPSQINVTNSIDDFTTTVNQNFWISTNNLCSNNRTTIVNEDGNISLYESFSCLPIPHPILETIIPAIGGAVRQMVEENVEGRDVLEMHVMLRLTTWPIQVDNVMSQECHPHVCAASQLVLDRLEEVT from the coding sequence ATGTATTCTACTCAAGAACAAACCATTACAACTCCACAAGATTATCCTACAAGTGATGATTTttacattcattttcatttgatCAATGTAAATTGGCCTTCTCAAATTAATGTTACAAACTCAATCGATGATTTTACAACTACCGTTAATCAAAACTTTTGGATTTCTACTAACAACCTATGCAGCAATAATCGCACAACAATTGTGAATGAAGATGGAAATATCTCTTTATACGAATCTTTTTCCTGTCTGCCTATTCCACATCCTATATTAGAAACAATTATTCCGGCCATTGGTGGTGCTGTTAGGCAAATGGTAGAAGAAAATGTGGAAGGTCGTGATGTTTTAGAGATGCATGTGATGCTCCGTTTGACCACATGGCCTATTCAAGTGGATAATGTTATGTCTCAAGAATGTCATCCACATGTCTGTGCAGCATCTCAACTTGTTTTGGATCGATTAGAGGAAGTTACAAA